The following proteins are encoded in a genomic region of Candidatus Methylospira mobilis:
- the rpsD gene encoding 30S ribosomal protein S4 — translation MARYLGPKCKLSRREGTDLFLKSRGKSITEKCKLDQVPGQHGAKRGRVSDYAAQLREKQKMRRIYGVLERQFRNYYAAAAGRKGSTGENLLNILESRLDNVVYRMGFASTRSEARQLVSHKAILVNNKVLNIPSYQVSSGDQISVREKSRTQQRIKDALQVTEQYGFPSWVEVDTQKMSGVFRSAPERVDLGSDLNEQLVVELYSK, via the coding sequence ATGGCAAGATATTTAGGACCCAAATGTAAACTGAGCCGTCGCGAAGGGACGGATCTTTTTCTCAAGTCGCGCGGTAAATCCATAACCGAGAAATGTAAACTGGACCAGGTGCCGGGGCAGCATGGCGCCAAGCGCGGCCGAGTTTCCGATTATGCCGCCCAGCTGCGTGAAAAACAGAAGATGCGCCGTATTTACGGCGTGCTGGAGCGGCAATTCCGTAACTACTACGCGGCAGCAGCAGGACGTAAAGGATCTACCGGCGAAAATTTGCTGAACATACTTGAGTCGCGGCTGGATAACGTTGTTTACCGCATGGGATTTGCTTCAACACGTTCCGAAGCGCGGCAGCTGGTCAGTCATAAGGCGATTCTGGTAAACAACAAGGTGCTTAATATACCTTCCTACCAGGTCAGCAGCGGCGATCAGATCAGTGTTCGTGAAAAATCGCGGACCCAGCAGCGTATCAAGGATGCGCTTCAGGTTACCGAGCAGTACGGTTTCCCGTCGTGGGTCGAAGTCGATACGCAGAAAATGAGCGGCGTATTCAGATCTGCCCCCGAGCGCGTCGATCTGGGTTCCGACCTGAATGAACAGCTTGTTGTAGAATTGTACTCGAAATAA
- the rpsK gene encoding 30S ribosomal protein S11 — translation MAVASRSTKKIKKDVSDGIAFISASFNNTIITITDRKGNTLSWATAGASGFRGSRKSTPFAAQVAAEKAGLIAKEYGMKNLDVRIKGPGPGRESAVRSLNNLGFKITNIIDGTPIPHNGCRPPKKRRV, via the coding sequence ATGGCTGTTGCTAGTCGCTCGACCAAAAAAATCAAAAAAGACGTGTCCGATGGAATCGCTTTTATCAGCGCATCGTTCAACAACACGATAATTACAATTACCGACCGCAAAGGAAACACGCTTTCCTGGGCTACCGCCGGCGCTTCAGGGTTTCGGGGCTCCAGAAAGAGCACGCCGTTCGCCGCTCAGGTAGCCGCCGAAAAAGCGGGATTAATTGCCAAGGAATACGGCATGAAGAATTTGGATGTACGCATCAAGGGGCCAGGGCCTGGAAGAGAGTCTGCAGTACGCTCTCTCAATAATCTTGGGTTTAAAATTACCAACATTATTGATGGCACGCCGATACCGCATAACGGCTGCCGCCCGCCCAAGAAGCGCCGCGTTTGA
- the rpsM gene encoding 30S ribosomal protein S13, with translation MARISGINIPDHKHLVISLTAIYGIGRTRAAHICKNVGVVPSTKVKALSEEQVERIREEVARFVVEGDLRREVAMNIKRLMDLGCYRGLRHRRGLPVRGQRTRTNARTRKGPRRPIRK, from the coding sequence ATGGCACGTATTTCTGGGATTAATATTCCCGATCACAAGCACCTTGTGATTTCACTCACGGCGATTTACGGCATAGGCCGTACGCGCGCTGCTCACATTTGCAAGAATGTTGGTGTAGTACCTTCTACAAAAGTAAAAGCACTGAGCGAAGAGCAGGTCGAACGCATCCGTGAAGAGGTTGCCAGGTTTGTGGTGGAAGGTGATCTCAGAAGAGAAGTTGCCATGAACATAAAGCGCTTAATGGATCTCGGTTGCTATCGGGGGCTGCGCCATCGTCGTGGGTTGCCGGTGCGTGGCCAAAGGACGCGCACCAATGCACGCACTCGCAAGGGTCCTCGCCGCCCAATTCGCAAATAA
- the rpmJ gene encoding 50S ribosomal protein L36: MKVRASVKKICRNCKVLKRHGVVRIMCKDARHKQRQG; encoded by the coding sequence ATGAAAGTACGTGCATCTGTAAAAAAGATATGCAGGAACTGTAAGGTACTCAAGCGTCATGGCGTCGTACGCATCATGTGTAAGGATGCGCGGCACAAGCAACGTCAGGGTTAG
- the secY gene encoding preprotein translocase subunit SecY, with translation MNTATSPLSDKFGKLTELRQRLLFVLGALVVYRVGAHIPVPGVDPRALASMFQQQGGSILDMVNMFSGGALKRLSIFALGIMPYISASIILQLMTVVIPTLEQIKKEGESGRKRINQYTRYATVVLASFQAVGVGMALQGQSASGVPVVIVPGWQFVFITAVSLVSGTMFLMWLGEQVTERGIGNGISIIIFAGIVAGLPSAIGGTLELVRTGEMGALSIILLFAVAVAVTAVVVFVERGQRRIIINYAKRQEGKRMYAAQKSFLPLKLNMSGVIPPIFASSIILFPATIAGWFGSGENMGWLQDIATALSPGQPLYVLCYATAIVFFCFFYAALVFNTNETAENLKKSGAFIPGVRPGQHTAQYIDGVMTRLTLAGAIYITLVCLLPEFLIVYWNVPFYFGGTSLLIIVVVVMDLTSQIQTYVISHQYEGLMKKSSIRVNRG, from the coding sequence GTGAATACTGCTACCTCCCCGCTCTCGGATAAATTCGGTAAATTGACCGAACTGCGCCAGCGCTTGTTGTTCGTGCTGGGCGCATTGGTCGTATATCGCGTCGGCGCTCACATACCGGTGCCGGGTGTGGACCCGCGCGCTTTGGCGAGCATGTTTCAACAGCAGGGAGGCTCCATACTCGACATGGTTAACATGTTCTCCGGCGGCGCGCTGAAGCGATTGAGTATTTTTGCGCTGGGGATTATGCCTTATATTTCCGCCTCAATCATACTGCAACTGATGACTGTTGTCATACCGACGCTTGAACAGATTAAAAAGGAAGGCGAATCCGGGCGTAAACGCATTAATCAATATACCCGGTATGCGACTGTCGTATTGGCCAGTTTTCAGGCTGTTGGTGTCGGGATGGCTCTTCAGGGACAGTCCGCGTCCGGCGTGCCGGTGGTTATCGTACCCGGTTGGCAATTCGTTTTTATAACGGCGGTTTCCCTGGTTTCCGGAACCATGTTTCTGATGTGGCTGGGTGAGCAGGTGACGGAGCGCGGAATCGGCAACGGTATTTCGATAATCATATTTGCGGGTATTGTTGCCGGGTTGCCCTCTGCAATCGGTGGCACGCTGGAATTGGTGCGTACCGGTGAAATGGGTGCGCTTAGCATAATTTTGCTGTTTGCGGTTGCCGTCGCGGTAACTGCGGTAGTTGTATTCGTGGAGCGTGGACAGCGTCGCATAATTATCAATTATGCCAAGCGTCAGGAAGGCAAGCGCATGTATGCGGCTCAGAAAAGTTTCCTGCCGCTCAAGCTGAACATGTCAGGTGTTATTCCCCCGATCTTTGCGTCCAGTATCATACTGTTTCCAGCGACAATTGCCGGGTGGTTCGGCAGTGGTGAAAATATGGGCTGGTTGCAGGACATCGCTACCGCTTTGTCTCCCGGTCAGCCCTTGTATGTGCTGTGCTATGCTACCGCCATTGTTTTTTTCTGCTTCTTTTATGCAGCGCTGGTGTTCAACACCAATGAAACTGCAGAGAACCTGAAGAAATCCGGCGCATTCATACCGGGTGTGCGCCCAGGGCAGCACACTGCGCAATATATAGACGGCGTCATGACGCGGTTGACATTGGCTGGAGCAATTTATATCACCCTGGTGTGTTTGCTCCCCGAGTTCCTGATCGTGTACTGGAATGTCCCGTTTTATTTCGGGGGCACATCCTTACTGATTATTGTTGTGGTTGTAATGGATCTCACCTCGCAAATCCAGACCTATGTTATTTCTCATCAATATGAAGGGCTGATGAAGAAGTCAAGCATCAGGGTCAATAGAGGGTAG
- the rplO gene encoding 50S ribosomal protein L15 produces MFLNTIAPAEGSKKKSKRVGRGIGSTLGKTCGRGHKGQHARTGGFHKVGFEGGQMPLQRRLPKVGFKSRQKALSAEVRLHELNAVQAEEVDLAVLIALNIVPAITKKVKIIDSGALEKAVTLKGISVTKGARKAIEAAGGKIVEV; encoded by the coding sequence ATGTTTCTTAATACGATAGCTCCTGCGGAAGGAAGTAAGAAAAAATCCAAGCGGGTTGGTCGCGGCATAGGTTCCACCCTGGGTAAAACCTGCGGTCGCGGACATAAAGGACAGCATGCGCGTACCGGCGGATTTCATAAGGTCGGCTTCGAGGGCGGTCAGATGCCGTTGCAGCGCCGCTTGCCCAAGGTCGGTTTCAAATCCAGACAGAAAGCATTGTCGGCCGAAGTTCGGCTGCACGAATTGAATGCCGTTCAGGCTGAAGAGGTTGATCTGGCCGTGTTGATCGCCCTCAACATCGTTCCTGCTATAACCAAAAAAGTAAAAATTATAGATTCAGGCGCTCTGGAAAAGGCCGTTACACTGAAAGGTATTTCGGTAACCAAGGGCGCTCGCAAGGCGATTGAAGCGGCAGGCGGAAAAATAGTCGAGGTCTAA
- the rpmD gene encoding 50S ribosomal protein L30 → MKQVRLTQIKSSNGRLESHKACLRGLGIRRMHHTVLVRDTPENRGMITKVWYMLKIEDV, encoded by the coding sequence ATGAAACAGGTTCGTCTGACACAAATTAAAAGTAGCAACGGCAGGCTGGAAAGTCATAAAGCATGTCTGCGTGGGCTGGGTATTCGCCGGATGCATCATACGGTGCTGGTGCGCGATACGCCCGAAAACCGCGGCATGATAACCAAGGTTTGGTACATGCTGAAGATAGAGGATGTATAA
- the rpsE gene encoding 30S ribosomal protein S5, giving the protein MAANNPTQNNNTDGFQEKLVAVRRVAKTVKGGRQFGFTALTVVGDGNGRIGYGLCKAREVPVAIQKSMEQARKNMKQVHLNGDTLHYSIMASTGAAKVYMQPASEGTGIIAGGAMRAVFEVVGVHNVLAKCIGTNNPINVVRATIKGLTEIRDPKFVAAKRGLPLKDITG; this is encoded by the coding sequence ATGGCAGCTAATAACCCAACCCAGAATAATAATACTGACGGATTTCAGGAAAAGCTTGTTGCCGTAAGGCGTGTTGCAAAAACCGTGAAAGGCGGTCGCCAGTTCGGTTTCACCGCGTTGACAGTGGTAGGCGACGGCAACGGCCGTATCGGCTACGGCTTATGTAAGGCCAGAGAAGTACCGGTCGCAATACAGAAGTCCATGGAGCAGGCGCGCAAGAATATGAAGCAGGTCCATCTGAATGGAGATACGCTGCACTATTCGATCATGGCGAGCACCGGAGCAGCCAAGGTATATATGCAGCCTGCATCCGAAGGTACCGGAATTATCGCGGGCGGGGCCATGCGAGCGGTGTTCGAAGTTGTCGGAGTGCATAACGTCCTGGCGAAGTGCATAGGAACCAATAATCCGATTAATGTAGTTAGAGCAACAATCAAGGGCTTGACCGAAATACGTGATCCCAAATTCGTGGCCGCCAAAAGAGGGCTGCCGCTTAAGGATATTACCGGTTAG
- the rplR gene encoding 50S ribosomal protein L18 has product MDKKTSRLQRAAKTRHTIREHGVNRLSVHRTPRHIYAQVFSADGTTVVASASTLQVDIKSGLTATGNVAAAKAVGDAVAKRAIAAGVTSVAFDRAGFKYHGRVKALADAAREAGLKF; this is encoded by the coding sequence ATGGACAAAAAAACATCCAGATTGCAGCGCGCCGCCAAAACACGGCACACCATACGCGAGCACGGAGTTAATCGCTTGAGCGTACATCGTACGCCGAGGCATATTTATGCGCAGGTCTTCTCTGCGGATGGTACAACTGTCGTCGCAAGCGCTTCGACGCTGCAGGTCGACATTAAATCCGGACTGACCGCAACAGGCAATGTCGCTGCTGCCAAAGCTGTAGGCGACGCCGTAGCAAAAAGAGCGATAGCCGCCGGTGTTACTTCTGTAGCATTCGACCGCGCGGGTTTCAAATATCATGGTCGCGTCAAAGCGCTCGCAGATGCTGCACGTGAAGCCGGACTGAAATTCTAG
- the rplF gene encoding 50S ribosomal protein L6: protein MSRVAKNPITLPKGVTVNLDGHTLSVKGAKGEMVRELHPAVGVAVNEGVITVQSDRDNKTIDALAGTTRANINNMVVGVSTGYEKKLTLVGVGYRAAAKGDTLSLALGFSHPVEFQAPAGITLETPSQTEIIVKGCDRQVVGQVAANIRSYRPPEPYKGKGIRYSDEVIIRKEAKKK from the coding sequence ATGTCTAGAGTAGCAAAAAATCCTATAACCCTGCCTAAAGGGGTTACCGTGAATCTCGATGGCCATACGCTGAGTGTCAAAGGCGCCAAGGGAGAGATGGTTCGTGAATTACACCCTGCTGTCGGCGTTGCCGTCAATGAAGGCGTGATTACTGTCCAATCGGATCGCGATAACAAGACAATAGATGCCCTGGCGGGTACCACGAGGGCCAATATTAACAATATGGTTGTCGGAGTCAGCACGGGATATGAAAAAAAGCTGACTCTGGTTGGTGTCGGATACCGTGCTGCAGCCAAAGGTGACACATTGAGCCTTGCTCTTGGATTTTCTCATCCGGTCGAGTTTCAGGCGCCGGCAGGGATTACGCTGGAGACCCCCAGCCAGACCGAGATCATAGTTAAAGGATGCGACCGACAGGTTGTAGGTCAGGTAGCCGCCAACATAAGGTCTTATCGTCCGCCTGAGCCATATAAGGGTAAAGGAATTCGTTATTCCGATGAAGTAATCATCAGAAAAGAAGCGAAGAAGAAATAA
- the rpsH gene encoding 30S ribosomal protein S8: MSMSDPLADMFSRIMNGQAAGKTELTLPGSSLKASVCKVLRDEGYIGDYALIKEGNKSILNISLKYYKGLPVIEHLSRVSKPGRRIYRGSQELPKVLGGLGVAIVTTSKGVMTDRAAREQGYGGEVLCVVS, from the coding sequence ATGAGTATGTCTGATCCGTTGGCCGATATGTTCAGCCGGATAATGAATGGTCAAGCTGCGGGCAAAACAGAATTGACTCTTCCCGGTTCGAGTTTAAAAGCGTCCGTGTGCAAGGTTCTGCGCGATGAAGGTTACATTGGCGATTATGCGCTGATAAAGGAAGGCAATAAAAGCATACTCAATATAAGTCTTAAATATTACAAGGGGTTGCCTGTAATTGAGCATTTGTCCAGAGTAAGCAAACCGGGTCGCAGAATTTACCGCGGTTCGCAGGAGTTGCCGAAGGTGCTGGGCGGGCTCGGCGTAGCCATAGTAACCACTTCGAAAGGCGTCATGACAGACAGGGCTGCTCGTGAACAGGGTTACGGCGGCGAAGTGCTGTGCGTAGTATCGTAA
- the rpsN gene encoding 30S ribosomal protein S14, producing MAKKSMVIREVKRKKLADKYFKKRTELRDAVKNMALSEDERYEASVQLQKLPRDSAPIRGRNRCNLTGRPHGYYRKFGLGRNKLRESVMRGDVPGVVKASW from the coding sequence ATGGCCAAGAAATCCATGGTAATTCGGGAAGTAAAAAGAAAAAAGCTTGCCGACAAGTATTTCAAGAAAAGAACTGAATTACGTGATGCAGTTAAAAATATGGCTTTGAGCGAAGATGAACGGTACGAAGCATCTGTTCAATTGCAGAAGCTGCCGCGCGATTCTGCACCGATCCGTGGACGAAACCGCTGTAATCTGACCGGTAGACCGCATGGCTATTATCGTAAGTTCGGTCTTGGCAGGAACAAGCTTCGTGAGTCCGTAATGCGAGGCGATGTGCCGGGCGTAGTAAAAGCGAGCTGGTAA
- the rplE gene encoding 50S ribosomal protein L5 gives MARLQKTYKEQIVPELVKKFEYKSVMQVPRLKKITLNMGVGEAVADKKILQNAVEDMQKIAGQKPVITHARKSIAGFKIREGMPIGCKVTLRREKMYEFLDRLINIAIPRIRDFRGLNPRAFDGRGSYSMGVREQIIFPEIDYDKIDALRGMDITITTSAGSDEEARALLEHFKFPFRA, from the coding sequence ATGGCCAGATTACAAAAAACATATAAAGAGCAGATCGTACCCGAGTTGGTAAAAAAATTCGAATACAAGTCTGTAATGCAGGTGCCTCGTTTGAAGAAAATCACCCTTAACATGGGTGTCGGCGAAGCAGTGGCTGATAAAAAGATATTACAGAACGCGGTCGAGGATATGCAAAAAATAGCAGGCCAGAAACCAGTTATAACGCACGCGCGCAAATCGATTGCCGGTTTCAAGATCAGAGAAGGCATGCCGATTGGCTGCAAGGTTACCCTGCGCCGCGAAAAGATGTACGAATTCCTGGACAGGCTGATCAATATCGCCATCCCACGTATTCGTGACTTCCGCGGATTGAACCCGCGGGCTTTTGATGGTCGCGGCAGTTACTCCATGGGCGTTCGTGAGCAGATAATTTTTCCCGAGATCGATTACGACAAGATCGATGCGTTGCGCGGGATGGATATTACGATTACCACCAGCGCAGGGTCTGACGAAGAAGCGCGTGCATTGCTGGAACATTTTAAATTTCCATTTAGAGCCTAA
- the rplX gene encoding 50S ribosomal protein L24, with amino-acid sequence MRKIKKGDQIVVIAGRDKGKRGVVLSLEGENKLIVEGINLVRKHQKPNPGKSIQGGIVEKSLPLHISNVALFNPVTNKADKVGIRLLADGRKVRFYKSTSEVVDI; translated from the coding sequence ATGCGAAAAATTAAAAAAGGCGACCAGATTGTGGTTATAGCCGGCAGAGACAAGGGCAAACGTGGTGTTGTTCTCTCTCTGGAGGGCGAGAACAAGCTGATAGTGGAAGGTATCAACCTTGTACGCAAGCACCAGAAACCCAACCCCGGAAAATCGATTCAGGGTGGGATAGTTGAAAAATCACTGCCGCTGCATATATCCAATGTAGCGCTGTTTAATCCTGTCACCAATAAGGCAGATAAGGTTGGCATACGTCTGCTCGCAGACGGTCGCAAGGTACGGTTTTATAAATCGACCAGCGAAGTGGTAGACATTTAG
- the rplN gene encoding 50S ribosomal protein L14, whose protein sequence is MIQMQTCLDVADNSGARRVMCIKVLGGSHRRYAGIGDIIKVSIKDAIPRGRVKKGEVYNAVVVRTRKGVRRADGSLIRFDGNAAVILNNQHQPLGTRIFGPVTRELRTEKFMKIISLAPEVL, encoded by the coding sequence ATGATTCAAATGCAAACCTGCCTGGATGTAGCTGATAACAGCGGAGCGCGTCGGGTCATGTGTATCAAGGTGCTGGGCGGTTCTCACCGCAGATATGCCGGGATAGGCGACATTATCAAGGTCAGCATCAAGGATGCGATACCGCGCGGCAGAGTAAAAAAGGGTGAGGTCTACAACGCTGTCGTTGTGAGGACAAGAAAGGGTGTGCGCCGTGCGGACGGTTCCCTGATCCGCTTTGACGGAAATGCCGCAGTGATCCTGAACAATCAGCATCAGCCTTTGGGTACGCGTATATTCGGGCCGGTAACGCGCGAACTACGTACCGAGAAGTTCATGAAAATTATTTCCTTGGCGCCTGAAGTACTGTAG
- the rpsQ gene encoding 30S ribosomal protein S17 yields MSQEQEAVRTITGRVVSNKMNKSISVEVQRLVPHPVYGKYIKRSTKLMAHDEDNACSEGDLVEITASRPLSKNKVWKLHRIVEKAK; encoded by the coding sequence ATGAGTCAGGAACAGGAAGCCGTGCGCACTATCACGGGTCGTGTAGTGAGCAACAAAATGAACAAAAGCATATCCGTTGAAGTACAACGCCTTGTGCCGCATCCGGTATACGGGAAGTACATCAAGCGCAGCACCAAGCTGATGGCTCATGACGAAGATAACGCATGTTCGGAAGGTGATCTGGTAGAGATCACGGCAAGCCGTCCGCTTTCAAAGAACAAAGTGTGGAAGCTCCACAGGATTGTTGAAAAAGCGAAATAA
- the rpmC gene encoding 50S ribosomal protein L29: MKASELRVQSVAELQKTQIELLREQFNLHMQKATGQLAKSDQIKKVRRDIARVNTILTEINSNKGSVA, translated from the coding sequence ATGAAAGCCAGTGAATTAAGAGTACAGTCCGTAGCGGAGCTGCAAAAGACGCAGATTGAGCTGTTGCGTGAGCAGTTTAATCTGCATATGCAAAAGGCAACCGGGCAACTGGCAAAGTCCGATCAGATTAAAAAGGTACGCCGGGATATTGCCCGCGTAAATACCATACTGACCGAAATTAACAGCAATAAGGGTTCAGTCGCATGA
- the rplP gene encoding 50S ribosomal protein L16, translating into MLQPKRTKYRKQMKGDNRGLAHRGSKVSFGEFGLKSVDRGRLTARQIEAARRTISRHVKRGGKIWIRVFPDKPISRKPLEVRMGSGKGSVEYWVAQIKPGTMLYELEGVTEELAREAFRLAAAKLPIKTTFTIRTVM; encoded by the coding sequence ATGTTGCAGCCAAAGAGAACAAAATATAGAAAACAAATGAAGGGCGACAACCGCGGGTTGGCGCATAGAGGAAGCAAGGTCAGCTTCGGTGAGTTCGGTTTGAAATCGGTGGATCGCGGCAGATTGACCGCGCGCCAGATTGAAGCGGCACGACGCACGATATCCCGTCATGTGAAGCGTGGCGGGAAAATCTGGATCAGAGTGTTTCCCGACAAACCAATTTCAAGAAAACCGCTGGAAGTTCGTATGGGTTCCGGTAAAGGTAGTGTAGAATATTGGGTTGCCCAGATTAAACCGGGTACGATGCTTTATGAGCTTGAAGGTGTGACCGAAGAACTGGCGCGAGAAGCGTTTCGATTGGCTGCAGCAAAGCTCCCGATAAAAACCACATTTACGATTCGGACGGTAATGTAA
- the rpsC gene encoding 30S ribosomal protein S3, giving the protein MGQKVHPTGIRLGYIKDWTSRWYANSQNYPLYLLKDIKVREFLKKKLGHASIGRIQINRPANNANITIHTARPGLVIGKKGEDIDALRRQVSAMMGVPVQLNVEEIRKPELDAQLVAEGVAQQLEKRIMFRRAMKRAVQNTLRLGAEGIKINVGGRLNGAEIARSEWYREGRVPLHTFRADIDYGFAEAHTTYGVIGVKVWIFKGEVFHDAPVETKHAPAEA; this is encoded by the coding sequence ATGGGACAAAAAGTACATCCTACCGGTATCAGACTGGGATATATTAAAGACTGGACGTCACGCTGGTATGCGAACTCGCAAAATTACCCGCTGTATCTTCTTAAGGATATCAAGGTCAGAGAGTTTCTGAAAAAGAAGCTGGGTCATGCTTCAATTGGCCGCATACAGATCAATCGCCCTGCAAATAATGCGAACATCACCATACATACCGCGCGACCAGGTCTGGTAATCGGTAAGAAAGGCGAGGATATTGACGCATTGCGCCGCCAGGTCTCGGCTATGATGGGCGTGCCGGTACAGCTGAATGTTGAAGAAATACGCAAACCAGAACTGGATGCACAGCTAGTAGCGGAAGGCGTAGCGCAGCAGCTGGAAAAACGCATCATGTTCAGACGGGCCATGAAGCGTGCGGTTCAGAACACCTTGCGCCTGGGTGCCGAAGGTATCAAGATCAATGTAGGCGGCAGACTGAACGGTGCGGAAATTGCACGGAGCGAATGGTACCGTGAAGGTCGTGTTCCCCTCCATACTTTTCGCGCGGATATCGACTATGGCTTCGCCGAGGCGCACACGACGTATGGTGTTATCGGCGTCAAAGTCTGGATATTCAAGGGTGAAGTATTTCATGACGCTCCGGTCGAGACCAAGCACGCACCCGCTGAAGCGTAA
- the rplV gene encoding 50S ribosomal protein L22: protein METSAKLNNARVSAQKCRLVADQIRGLGVAQAIDLLAFSNKKSAHLVKKVLESAVANAEHNDGADIDELRVSTIFVDEGAALKRMRARAKGRGNRILKRTCHITVKVSENK from the coding sequence ATGGAAACCTCTGCGAAGCTTAATAACGCTCGCGTATCCGCTCAGAAGTGCAGACTGGTCGCAGATCAGATCCGCGGACTTGGCGTAGCACAAGCGATTGATCTTTTAGCGTTCAGCAACAAGAAGTCCGCGCACCTGGTAAAAAAAGTGCTCGAATCTGCTGTTGCCAACGCTGAACACAATGATGGTGCGGATATTGACGAGCTGCGTGTCTCAACCATATTTGTGGATGAAGGCGCTGCACTGAAGCGTATGAGGGCTCGTGCTAAAGGCCGTGGCAACCGGATTCTGAAAAGAACCTGCCATATTACCGTCAAAGTATCAGAGAATAAGTAA
- the rpsS gene encoding 30S ribosomal protein S19, whose product MPRSIKKGPFIDHQLLKKVLDAAEAGVKKPIKTWSRRSMIIPEMIGLTLAVHNGKQHIPVLVSDNMVGQKLGEFAPTRTYKGHQADKKSK is encoded by the coding sequence GTGCCACGTTCAATCAAGAAAGGTCCGTTCATAGATCACCAGCTTCTTAAGAAAGTTCTGGATGCCGCTGAAGCGGGCGTAAAAAAGCCAATTAAAACCTGGTCGCGCCGCTCAATGATTATTCCTGAAATGATCGGATTGACGCTGGCGGTACATAATGGAAAGCAGCACATTCCGGTGCTGGTCTCCGACAATATGGTAGGACAGAAACTGGGCGAGTTTGCACCGACCAGGACGTACAAGGGCCATCAGGCTGATAAGAAATCAAAATAG
- the rplB gene encoding 50S ribosomal protein L2, which translates to MALIKSKPTSAGARFVIRVKTPGLHKGKPHAPLVEKKSQHAGRNNQGRVTTRHQGGGHKQLYRLIDFKRDKFGIPGKVERIEYDPNRTAHIALIVYADGERRYMIAPKSLVVGQEILASEFAPIKVGNSLPLRNIPVGSTVHCVELKPGKGAQIARSAGASVQLVAREGAYATIRLRSGEMRKVLVDCRAVIGEVSNSEHNLISLGKAGAKRWRGVRPTVRGVAMNPVDHPHGGGEGRTSGGRHPVSPWGIPTKGYKTRNNKRTDDMIVRDKRK; encoded by the coding sequence ATGGCTCTAATTAAATCAAAACCAACTTCGGCGGGCGCGCGTTTCGTAATTCGCGTCAAGACGCCGGGACTCCACAAGGGTAAGCCTCACGCCCCATTGGTGGAGAAAAAATCGCAACATGCGGGACGCAATAATCAGGGACGGGTTACAACGCGTCATCAGGGCGGCGGACATAAGCAGCTGTACCGCTTGATTGATTTCAAGCGCGATAAGTTCGGCATTCCGGGCAAGGTTGAGCGCATTGAATACGACCCCAACAGAACTGCGCATATAGCATTGATTGTTTACGCAGATGGTGAGCGTCGTTATATGATTGCTCCCAAGTCGCTGGTAGTCGGTCAGGAGATTCTTGCGTCCGAATTTGCACCTATTAAAGTCGGCAACAGTCTGCCGTTGAGAAATATTCCGGTAGGTTCCACTGTACATTGCGTAGAGCTGAAACCAGGGAAAGGTGCGCAGATTGCACGTAGCGCCGGTGCATCAGTACAGTTGGTGGCCAGAGAAGGCGCTTATGCGACCATACGTTTACGCTCCGGTGAAATGCGCAAGGTTCTGGTCGATTGCCGGGCTGTTATCGGCGAAGTTTCGAATTCCGAGCATAATCTTATTTCCCTGGGGAAGGCCGGCGCGAAACGTTGGCGCGGTGTTCGTCCCACGGTACGCGGTGTTGCAATGAACCCGGTCGATCATCCGCACGGTGGTGGTGAAGGGCGTACTTCGGGGGGTAGACATCCGGTTTCGCCATGGGGTATTCCAACCAAGGGATACAAGACACGTAATAACAAGCGCACTGACGATATGATCGTCCGTGATAAGCGCAAGTAA